A single Brevundimonas sp. SL130 DNA region contains:
- the cysN gene encoding sulfate adenylyltransferase subunit CysN produces MAHQSDLIAADIGAYLDAHQHKSLLRFITCGSVDDGKSTLIGRLLYDSKMIFEDQMAALEADSRRVGTQGGDIDFALLVDGLAAEREQGITIDVAYRFFSTEKRKFIVADTPGHEQYTRNMVTGASTADAAVILIDARRGVLTQTRRHAYLVSLLGIRHVILAVNKMDLMGWSQDVFDTIVADFRAFAGQIGLQAFDAIPMSALRGDNITETSAHSPWYAGPPLMSLLETLEVGDDLQADPFRLPVQWVNRPNLDFRGFSGQIAAGTVRHGDPVRVLPSGKTSTVARIVTADGDLAQAVAGQSITLTLADEIDVSRGDVLASADAPPEAADQFEATVVWMDDEPLLPGRPYLLKIGAKLVGATITEPKHKVNVNTLEQQPAKRLELNEIGVCNLSLDAPVAFAPYVENKDLGGFILIDRISNRTVGAGLLNFALRRAHNIHWQALSVDKAARATIKNQRGRVVWLTGLSGAGKSTIADLVEKRLYADGRHTYLLDGDNVRHGLNRDLGFTEEDRVENIRRVAEVSKLMVDAGLIVLVSFISPFRAERRLARELLGPGEFVEVYVDTPLAVAEQRDVKGLYKKARAGELKNFTGIDSPYEAPETPEIVVDTTTMSPEDAAERIVAWLDGRFSTEDFSI; encoded by the coding sequence ATGGCTCACCAATCGGATCTCATCGCCGCTGATATCGGCGCCTATCTCGACGCCCACCAGCACAAGAGCCTGCTGCGCTTCATCACTTGCGGCAGCGTGGACGACGGCAAGTCCACCCTGATCGGCCGGCTGCTCTACGACTCCAAGATGATCTTCGAGGATCAGATGGCGGCGCTGGAGGCGGACAGCCGCCGCGTCGGCACCCAAGGCGGCGACATCGACTTCGCCCTTCTGGTCGACGGCCTGGCCGCCGAGCGTGAACAGGGCATCACCATCGACGTGGCCTATCGTTTCTTCTCGACCGAAAAGCGCAAATTCATCGTCGCCGACACGCCGGGCCACGAACAATATACCCGCAACATGGTCACCGGCGCCTCGACCGCCGACGCCGCCGTCATCCTGATCGACGCCCGGCGCGGCGTCCTGACCCAGACGCGGCGTCACGCCTATCTGGTCAGTCTGCTGGGCATCCGCCACGTCATCCTGGCTGTGAACAAGATGGACCTGATGGGCTGGTCCCAGGACGTCTTCGACACCATCGTCGCCGATTTCCGCGCCTTCGCCGGCCAGATCGGGCTTCAGGCTTTTGACGCCATCCCCATGTCGGCCCTGCGCGGCGACAATATCACCGAGACCAGCGCCCATTCGCCCTGGTACGCTGGCCCCCCGTTGATGAGCCTGCTGGAGACGCTGGAGGTCGGTGACGATCTTCAGGCCGACCCGTTCCGCCTGCCGGTGCAATGGGTCAACCGGCCCAATCTCGACTTCCGCGGCTTCTCCGGCCAGATCGCCGCCGGGACCGTGCGCCACGGCGATCCCGTCCGCGTCCTGCCGTCGGGCAAGACCTCGACTGTCGCCCGCATCGTCACCGCCGACGGCGATTTGGCCCAAGCCGTCGCCGGCCAGTCGATCACCCTGACCCTGGCCGACGAGATCGACGTCTCGCGCGGCGATGTCCTGGCCAGCGCCGACGCCCCGCCCGAGGCGGCGGATCAGTTCGAGGCCACGGTGGTCTGGATGGACGACGAGCCCCTGCTGCCGGGCCGGCCCTATCTGCTGAAGATCGGCGCCAAGCTGGTGGGCGCCACCATCACCGAGCCCAAGCACAAGGTGAACGTCAACACCCTGGAACAGCAGCCGGCCAAGCGGCTGGAGCTGAACGAAATCGGCGTCTGCAACCTGTCGCTGGACGCTCCCGTCGCCTTCGCCCCCTATGTCGAGAACAAGGACCTGGGCGGCTTCATCCTGATCGACCGGATCTCGAACCGCACGGTCGGGGCGGGCCTGCTGAACTTCGCCCTGCGGCGCGCGCACAACATCCACTGGCAGGCCCTGTCGGTGGACAAGGCGGCGCGCGCCACGATCAAGAACCAGAGGGGGCGCGTGGTCTGGCTGACCGGCCTGTCCGGCGCCGGCAAATCCACCATCGCCGATCTGGTCGAAAAGCGCCTCTACGCCGACGGCCGCCACACCTATCTGCTGGACGGCGACAATGTCCGCCACGGCCTGAACCGCGACCTGGGCTTTACCGAAGAGGACCGGGTGGAGAACATCCGCCGCGTCGCCGAGGTGTCGAAACTGATGGTGGACGCCGGGCTGATCGTCCTGGTCAGTTTCATCTCACCCTTCCGCGCCGAACGCCGCCTCGCGCGCGAGCTGCTGGGGCCCGGCGAGTTCGTCGAGGTCTATGTCGACACCCCCCTGGCCGTCGCCGAGCAGCGCGACGTCAAAGGCCTCTACAAAAAGGCCCGCGCCGGCGAACTGAAGAATTTCACCGGCATCGACAGCCCCTACGAAGCCCCCGAAACGCCTGAGATCGTCGTCGACACCACCACCATGTCGCCCGAAGACGCCGCCGAACGCATCGTCGCCTGGCTGGACGGCCGGTTCTCGACCGAGGATTTCAGTATCTGA
- the cysD gene encoding sulfate adenylyltransferase subunit CysD, which translates to MDAAILTEALNKSSLTAPDPARLTHLQRLEAESIHIMREVAAEAERPVMLYSIGKDSAVMLHLARKAFYPSKPPFPLLHVDTTWKFRAMYAMREQAAADLGVELLVHQNPDAVARGINPFDHGSALHTDLWKTEGLKQALSHYGFDAAFGGARRDEEKSRAKERIFSFRTAEHRWDPKNQRPELWRLYNTRKRPGESIRVFPISNWTELDVWQYIHLEQIPIVPLYLAAERPVVERDGALIMVDDDRFRLRPGETPQMKSVRFRTLGCYPLTGAVESTAATLPEVIQEMLLTTTSERQGRMIDHDQSASMEKKKQEGYF; encoded by the coding sequence GTGGACGCCGCTATCCTGACCGAAGCCCTGAATAAATCCAGCCTGACCGCGCCCGATCCCGCACGGCTGACCCATCTTCAGCGGCTGGAGGCCGAGAGCATCCACATCATGCGCGAGGTGGCGGCCGAGGCCGAGCGCCCGGTCATGCTGTATTCGATCGGCAAGGATTCGGCGGTGATGCTGCACCTGGCCCGCAAAGCCTTCTATCCGTCCAAGCCGCCTTTCCCCCTGCTGCACGTCGATACGACGTGGAAGTTCCGCGCCATGTACGCGATGCGCGAACAGGCGGCGGCTGATCTGGGCGTCGAACTGCTGGTCCACCAGAACCCGGACGCCGTGGCGCGCGGGATCAATCCCTTCGATCACGGTTCGGCCCTGCACACCGACCTCTGGAAGACCGAGGGGCTGAAACAGGCCCTGTCGCACTATGGCTTCGACGCGGCTTTCGGCGGCGCCCGGCGCGACGAAGAGAAGTCGCGGGCCAAGGAGCGAATCTTCTCCTTCCGCACCGCTGAACACCGCTGGGATCCCAAGAACCAGCGCCCCGAGCTCTGGCGGCTCTACAACACTCGCAAACGGCCGGGCGAAAGCATCCGCGTCTTCCCCATCTCCAACTGGACCGAGCTGGACGTCTGGCAATATATCCACCTGGAGCAGATCCCCATCGTGCCGCTCTATCTCGCGGCGGAACGGCCGGTGGTCGAACGCGACGGCGCCCTGATCATGGTCGATGATGATCGCTTCCGGCTGCGCCCCGGCGAGACGCCCCAGATGAAGTCGGTCCGGTTCCGCACCCTGGGCTGCTACCCCCTGACCGGTGCGGTCGAGAGCACGGCCGCGACCCTGCCCGAGGTCATTCAGGAAATGCTGCTGACCACCACCTCCGAACGCCAGGGCCGAATGATCGACCACGACCAGTCCGCCTCGATGGAGAAGAAGAAGCAGGAGGGCTATTTCTGA
- a CDS encoding lipocalin family protein gives MSPMKSMTAALALSAGLLICLSGCVTAPSPSEYRAPQPTKAIDLNRLWSGRWHEVARLPDRLTDGCVAGASIYTPVGGDRINVRDTCQVGSPEGKEKAIEGGGRILDPGMNAKLRVRYLHGLVTWDYWVLDRADDYSWFISADPTFERLFIYTREAPTAAEVRALTDRARTLGYDVSRLEFPEQPPR, from the coding sequence ATGTCCCCGATGAAATCCATGACCGCCGCCCTGGCCCTTTCGGCCGGACTGCTGATCTGCCTATCGGGGTGCGTCACCGCGCCCTCCCCCTCCGAATATCGGGCGCCCCAGCCGACCAAGGCCATCGACCTGAACCGGCTGTGGTCCGGACGGTGGCACGAAGTCGCCCGCCTGCCCGACCGGTTGACGGACGGGTGCGTGGCCGGGGCGTCAATCTACACGCCTGTCGGCGGCGACCGCATCAATGTGCGCGACACCTGCCAGGTCGGTTCGCCCGAAGGCAAGGAGAAGGCCATCGAGGGCGGCGGGCGAATCCTGGATCCGGGCATGAACGCCAAGCTGCGGGTGCGCTACCTGCACGGGCTGGTGACCTGGGACTATTGGGTGCTGGACCGGGCCGACGACTACAGCTGGTTCATATCGGCGGACCCGACCTTCGAGCGACTGTTCATCTATACGCGGGAAGCGCCGACGGCGGCCGAGGTGCGGGCCCTGACCGATAGGGCGCGGACGCTGGGTTATGACGTCAGCCGGCTGGAGTTCCCGGAACAGCCGCCACGCTAG
- a CDS encoding long-chain-acyl-CoA synthetase: MGLVANIGRDVRFARGLFRLLKRIKPIELDSDVLLCDDIEEAVDKFPDNVALEDERRSLTYRDLDAMANRYGHWAKGRGLNRGDTIALMMTNRVEYLAAWIGFSKVGIATALINTNLSGTGLAHCLTISNAFQVVADEDCWRQIEATRPLVGHSLMLWVLGLGDEDETSDRRGLDKPVRGASSVRPARSVREGLTNRDTALYIYTSGTTGLPKAARIPHSRARTYMRAFAGATRSTPKDRIFNVLPLYHSTGGLVGVGAALLNGARLVIRKRFSASSFWPDVVASGATMFVYIGELCRYLVNCPPQAYEQKHKLRLAFGNGLRADVWPEFQSRFAIPDVLEFYGSTEGNVSLFNFDGKQGAIGRVPSYLKKQINIRLVQFDVDSEQPIRGPDGLCRLAKFGEVGEAIGEIGNDIRHDFSGYADKAASQKKILTDVFKKGDRWFRTGDLMKQDAEGYFYFVDRLGDTFRWKGENVSTSEVEQALMEAPGVSEAIVYGVPVHGQDGKAGMAALVTDAKFDPKAFAAHVEERLPAYAQPVFVRLIAAAETTGTFKYRKADLVADGFDPEKTGAGLYVRGGKTGYQKLSAAARTAILNGEGRL; the protein is encoded by the coding sequence ATGGGTTTGGTAGCGAATATCGGTAGGGACGTGCGGTTTGCACGCGGCCTGTTCCGCCTGCTCAAGCGCATCAAGCCGATCGAGCTGGATAGCGATGTCCTGCTGTGTGATGACATCGAGGAAGCCGTCGACAAGTTCCCCGACAATGTGGCGCTCGAAGACGAGCGCCGCAGCCTGACCTATCGCGACCTGGACGCCATGGCGAATCGCTATGGCCACTGGGCCAAGGGACGTGGCCTGAACCGGGGCGACACCATCGCCCTGATGATGACCAACCGGGTCGAGTATCTGGCGGCCTGGATCGGCTTCTCCAAGGTCGGGATCGCCACGGCCCTGATCAACACCAACCTCAGCGGAACGGGCCTGGCCCACTGCCTGACCATCTCCAACGCCTTCCAGGTGGTGGCGGACGAGGACTGCTGGCGCCAGATCGAGGCGACCCGCCCCCTGGTCGGCCACAGCCTGATGCTGTGGGTCCTGGGCCTGGGCGACGAGGACGAGACCAGCGACCGGCGCGGGCTGGACAAGCCCGTGCGCGGCGCATCGTCCGTCCGCCCCGCCCGTTCGGTCCGCGAAGGCCTGACCAACCGCGACACGGCGCTGTACATCTATACCTCGGGCACCACAGGCCTGCCGAAGGCGGCCCGCATCCCCCATTCGCGCGCCCGGACCTATATGCGCGCCTTCGCCGGGGCCACGCGTTCAACGCCGAAGGACCGAATCTTCAACGTCCTGCCGCTGTATCATTCGACCGGCGGCCTGGTCGGGGTCGGGGCGGCCCTGTTGAACGGCGCGCGCCTGGTCATCCGCAAACGGTTCTCGGCCTCCAGCTTCTGGCCCGACGTGGTGGCGTCCGGGGCGACCATGTTCGTCTATATCGGCGAACTGTGCCGTTATCTGGTGAACTGCCCGCCCCAGGCCTATGAGCAGAAGCACAAGCTGCGGCTGGCCTTCGGCAACGGCCTGCGCGCCGACGTCTGGCCCGAGTTCCAGAGCCGGTTCGCCATTCCCGACGTGCTGGAATTCTATGGCTCGACCGAGGGCAATGTCTCCCTGTTCAACTTCGACGGCAAACAGGGCGCCATCGGTCGCGTGCCCAGCTATCTGAAGAAGCAGATCAATATCCGGCTGGTCCAGTTCGACGTGGACAGCGAACAGCCGATCCGCGGCCCGGACGGCCTGTGCCGACTGGCCAAGTTCGGCGAGGTCGGCGAGGCGATCGGCGAGATCGGCAACGATATCCGCCACGACTTCTCGGGCTATGCCGACAAGGCCGCCTCGCAGAAGAAGATCCTGACCGACGTCTTCAAGAAGGGCGACCGCTGGTTCCGCACCGGCGACCTGATGAAGCAGGACGCCGAGGGCTATTTCTACTTCGTCGACCGCCTGGGCGACACCTTCCGCTGGAAGGGCGAAAACGTCTCCACCTCCGAAGTCGAACAGGCCCTGATGGAGGCGCCGGGCGTGTCGGAGGCCATCGTCTATGGCGTGCCCGTGCACGGTCAGGACGGCAAGGCCGGCATGGCCGCCCTGGTGACCGACGCCAAGTTCGATCCCAAGGCCTTCGCCGCCCACGTCGAAGAGCGCCTGCCCGCCTATGCCCAACCCGTCTTCGTGCGACTGATCGCAGCGGCCGAGACGACCGGCACCTTCAAATATCGCAAGGCCGACCTGGTGGCGGATGGCTTCGATCCCGAAAAGACCGGCGCAGGCCTTTATGTACGCGGCGGCAAGACCGGCTATCAGAAGCTGTCGGCGGCGGCGCGGACGGCCATTCTGAACGGCGAAGGCCGCCTCTGA
- the motA gene encoding flagellar motor stator protein MotA, producing the protein MFQIIGIVLLFGLVFGSYAISGGKFEVIIHAAPHELMAIGGAGIAAFLISNSMTVIKGSMAGLGKTFAGPKWKKQDYKDLLSLLFQLTKTMKSKGVVALESHIEKPKESTIFQKYPKVLKDHFAVDFICDTLRMMTMNLEDPHQVEDAMEKQLEKHHHEHLDNAHALQNLADGLPALGIVAAVLGVIKTMGSITEPPEVLGTMIGGALVGTFMGVFLAYGLVGPFAARLTSIINEEAAYYKMIQSVLIAHLHGNAAQISVEIGRGDIPSACQPSFAEMEEVLNSIGSD; encoded by the coding sequence ATGTTTCAGATCATCGGCATCGTACTGCTGTTCGGCCTCGTGTTCGGCAGCTACGCCATCTCCGGCGGCAAATTCGAAGTCATTATCCACGCCGCGCCCCACGAGCTGATGGCGATCGGCGGCGCCGGCATCGCGGCCTTCCTGATCTCCAACTCCATGACCGTGATCAAGGGGTCGATGGCGGGCCTGGGCAAGACCTTCGCCGGCCCCAAGTGGAAGAAGCAGGACTACAAGGACCTGCTGTCCCTGCTGTTCCAGCTGACCAAGACCATGAAGTCCAAGGGCGTCGTGGCGCTGGAAAGCCATATCGAAAAGCCCAAGGAATCCACCATTTTCCAGAAGTACCCCAAGGTGCTGAAGGACCATTTCGCCGTCGACTTCATCTGCGACACCCTGCGGATGATGACGATGAACCTGGAAGACCCGCACCAGGTCGAGGATGCGATGGAGAAACAGCTCGAAAAGCACCACCACGAGCATCTCGACAATGCCCACGCCTTGCAGAACCTGGCCGACGGCCTGCCCGCCCTGGGCATCGTCGCGGCCGTGCTGGGCGTCATCAAGACCATGGGTTCGATCACAGAGCCGCCGGAAGTCCTGGGGACCATGATCGGCGGCGCCCTGGTGGGCACCTTCATGGGCGTGTTCCTGGCCTATGGCCTGGTGGGCCCGTTCGCCGCACGCCTGACCTCGATCATCAATGAGGAAGCGGCCTACTACAAAATGATCCAGTCGGTGCTGATCGCTCACCTGCACGGCAATGCGGCCCAGATCTCGGTCGAGATCGGCCGTGGCGACATTCCGTCCGCCTGCCAACCTTCGTTCGCGGAGATGGAAGAAGTGCTGAACAGTATCGGCAGCGACTGA